A stretch of the Kushneria konosiri genome encodes the following:
- a CDS encoding tyrosine-type recombinase/integrase, producing MATIVKTPSGSWKAVIRKTGWPTTAKTFRTKRDAQDWSRRTEDEMVRGVYIQRSASERMTLEAALKRYLADITPNKKLSTRKSERGKATKLVEHLGKYSLVALTPDLIANYRDTRLNSIGRRGSPISSNTVRLELALLGHLYTVAIQEWGLGLTYNPVQNIRKPSPGEGRDRRLSADEEKRLFTVLRQHSNPMLTWIARIALETGMRSSEILTLTRSQVDVKRRVVRLTDTKNNEARLVPLTIAATDTFKQALNNPVRPLDCDLIFFGEPGRDGQRGPYAYTKLWNQAKKKAGLNDFRFHDLRHEAVSRLVEAGLSDQEVAAISGHKSMQMLRRYTHLRAEDLVIKLDRI from the coding sequence ATGGCCACCATCGTCAAGACCCCCTCTGGTAGCTGGAAAGCCGTCATCCGCAAGACCGGCTGGCCCACTACCGCAAAGACTTTTCGCACCAAACGAGACGCTCAGGACTGGTCACGTCGCACTGAAGACGAAATGGTGCGTGGTGTCTATATCCAGCGCAGCGCTTCGGAGCGAATGACGCTTGAAGCAGCCCTCAAGCGTTATTTGGCCGACATTACCCCCAACAAAAAGCTCAGCACTCGAAAGAGCGAGCGCGGCAAGGCTACAAAGCTCGTTGAACACTTAGGCAAGTACTCTCTTGTGGCGTTAACGCCTGATCTCATCGCAAATTACCGCGATACCCGTTTGAACAGCATTGGGCGTCGAGGTTCACCGATCAGTTCCAACACTGTGCGCTTGGAACTAGCCTTACTTGGCCATCTCTATACAGTGGCCATTCAGGAGTGGGGACTAGGGTTGACCTATAACCCCGTCCAGAACATTCGCAAGCCCAGTCCGGGAGAAGGGCGCGACCGACGCTTGTCTGCTGATGAAGAAAAGCGCCTGTTCACCGTTCTACGGCAGCACAGCAACCCTATGCTGACATGGATCGCTAGAATCGCCTTGGAAACGGGCATGCGCTCCTCGGAGATCCTGACCCTCACTCGCTCTCAAGTCGACGTGAAGCGCCGTGTGGTGCGTCTTACAGACACCAAGAACAACGAAGCCCGTCTTGTGCCTCTAACTATTGCAGCTACCGATACCTTCAAACAGGCATTGAATAACCCAGTGCGTCCGCTCGACTGTGATTTGATATTTTTTGGTGAGCCCGGACGAGACGGACAGCGTGGCCCATACGCTTACACCAAACTCTGGAACCAAGCTAAGAAAAAGGCCGGCCTCAACGACTTCCGATTTCACGATCTACGCCATGAGGCAGTGAGTCGGCTAGTGGAAGCAGGACTATCCGACCAAGAGGTCGCCGCGATCAGTGGACACAAGTCTATGCAGATGTTGAGGCGATATACGCATTTGAGGGCAGAGGATTTGGTTATAAAACTGGATCGTATATGA